CCTAAACTTAACTTGATCCCTTAAAATTGCAAGTAAAATCTCGCACGCCCAAGATAACTCTTTTTAACTTTAGAGCTGATGGATCCGCTCTCTAAGCATAGATAAATGTCGACGACTCACAGAAAGTCGCTCATCTAAGCCACGTAAACGAACCTGATATTGCCCAGAGCTAACGAGCTCCAGTCCATCTAAATATGCAACTGCAACCAATGCATTTCGATGAATACGAATAAATTGATCTGCAAATTCGGTTTCAAGCTCTTTTAAAGTTTCATCAATTAATACACTGCCATTTTGATGACGCACAGTGACATATTTTTGATCAGCTAAAAAATAATAGATATTTTCAACTGGAATTAGCTCAACCCCACGATAGGTCTTTGCAGCAATTTGATGTCGTTGTGTTTTTAGATCATGTAAAAAATCATGTTGTGGTAAAGCATTGAGCTGTGCTTGAGTAAGCTGAGTCAATTGACTAAAAACTTGTTCAAGTTCTTGAGGATCAATAGGTTTAAGAAGATAAGCTTGAGCTTGAGACTTAAATGCTTCCAACGCATGTTGGTCATAGGCCGTACAGAATACAATCGCAGGTCGAGGATTTAGCTGGCTTAGCTGTTCCGCACAGACAAGACCATTCATACCTGGCATTTGAATATCAAGTAAAATTACATCCGGTTGATGAAGCCGCGCCTGTTCCAAGGCTTCTTGTCCATGATGAGCCGTTGATACAACTTCATGTCCCATCTTTGAAACTAAACGTGATAATCGCTCCACTGCAAGTGGTTCGTCATCACAAATCAGCACCTTCATTCATCCTCCTTGTCACCGTTAACTTGATCCATTTTTTTATGGTTAACTCTGACTAACTTATTATTTTGTTTGATATTGATAGCTCATAATGGTGGTATATAAGGTTTCACCTTTATAAACCTGAAATCTTACGGAACTCCCATAATATGCTTTCAGGCGCTGCTTAACATTTTCAAGCGCGATTCCATGCCCTTTCCTTGAATTTATTGTATCGTCTGTATATGGGTTGGTAATGACTATACTGACCTGATTTTGCAATATTTCAACCAATACCCCTATGGTTGCCTTACCCATCATTGGTTCTACCCCATGAAAAATACTATTCTCTAACAAAGGTTGTAATGTCAATAAAGGAATGGTGATCTGTTTGAGTTGCACAGGTGAAAGCTCGACTTTCCAATCTACTTTTAAACGCTCCCCCAAACGGACCTGTTCAATCATTAAATATTGTTTACTTAGCTCGATTTCTTCATGCAGACTCACCAATTTCAATTCTTGGAAGCTGGCACGAAATAAACGTGACAGACTAATGAGCATGCTTTCTGCTTTATCTGGATCTATCGCAATTAAACTGACTACATTATTTAAACTATTAAATAAAAAATGAGGATGAATTCGCGCTTGCATGGCCTGAATACGGGCATTTAATTCTGCATATTGCTGATGTAACCATTGTTCTCTGACATATAAATAACGTAGGCAGAAAGCCCCGAGTAATATTCCATAGCTTAGATATAAAGGTACATTGGTAAAATAAATACTCCAGCCCTGCGTTAAAGAAGCATGTTTATTTAAAAGACCAAACTGAAAAAAATTACTCATTAAGGTGGTTAAAACAACAATACCTTGCAACATGACAAAGCCAATAGCCAAGGCAAATTCTTGACGTAAAGTGCTAAAAAAACCTTGAAAGCGCTCAACCAATGCAAAAAACGACAATATTACCCAGTTAATAAAAATGATGTATTGAAAAAGCCTTCCCCCGCTCAAGGCTTGCCAAGACTGTGCTTCAGCCAATGCTAAGACCAGAGCCAAAACATTACTTGCGATAATTAATTCGAATAAGTGTTGCCAACGCCCGTTTTTCGTAAAAAAATAGGAGGAATTTTGATTTCGGTATGCTGTAGGAAACAACTTTGTTTGTTGAGCTTCGGCAAGTGATATACTCTTTTTTATTTTACTGAGCCACCATGACCACATCTTCAAATCCCCCTAATTCAGTAACCCCAGACCAAACCTCAGGTATGTGGGGTGGTCGTTTTTCTGAAGCGACGGACGCTTTTGTAGCCGAATTTACCGCCTCTGTTCAGTTTGACCAACGTTTTTATAAACAAGACATCGCTGGTTCGATTGCGCATGCTACCATGCTTGCGAAAGTTGGCGTACTCACAGAAGCAGAACGCGATGACATTATTGAAGGTTTAAGCACCATTCGCTCAGAAATTGAGGCTGGAAACTTTGAGTGGCGCATCGATCTTGAAGATGTTCACATGAACATTGAATCACGTTTGACTCAACGTATTGGCATTACAGGTAAAAAATTACACACAGGCCGTAGCCGTAACGATCAGGTTGCAACTGATATTCGTCTTTACCTACGCGACGAAATTGATGATATTTTAAAATTATTAGAACGTTTACAAAAAGGCTTGTTAGGCTTGGCTGCCAAAAATGTAAATACCATTATGCCGGGCTTTACACACCTACAAACTGCTCAGCCTGTGACTTTTGGTCATCACTTGTTAGCATGGTTTGAAATGTTGGTACGTGACACTGAACGTCTCCAAGACTGCCGTAAACGTGTTAACCGTATGCCGCTTGGATCTGCTGCTCTTGCGGGTACAACTTATCCAATTGACCGCGCATATACAGCAGAGCTTTTAGGGTTTGAAGCTGTATCTGAAAACTCTCTTGATGCTGTATCTGACCGTGACTTTGCCATCGAATTTAATGCAGCTGCTGCACTTATCATGATGCATTTATCACGTATGTCTGAAGAACTGATTCTTTGGACTTCTGCACAGTTCAAATTTGTGAACATTCCTGACCGCTTCTGTACTGGTTCTTCAATTATGCCGCAGAAGAAAAATCCGGATGTTCCAGAGCTAATCCGTGGTAAATCTGGCCGTGTATTTGGTGACTTAATTAGCTTACTTACGCTCATGAAAGGTCAACCATTGGCATACAACAAAGACAACCAAGAAGACAAAGAACCTTTATTTGATGCAATCGATACGGTTCGTGGTTCACTCATGGCTTTCGCAGATATGATTCCTGCATTGGTTCCAAATATTGAAATCATGCGTGAAGCTGCACTTCGTGGATTCTCGACTGCAACCGATCTTGCTGACTACCTAGTGAAAAAAGGCGTTGCTTTCCGTGATGCTCATGAAATTGTAGGTAAAGCTGTTGCTTTAGGTGTTGCTGAAGAAAAAGATTTATCTGAACTCACACTTGAGCAATTACAGCAATTCTCTGACTTAATTACAGCAGATGTATTTGATAAAGCCTTAACACTAGAAGCTTCTGTAAATGCACGTGATCATATTGGCGGAACTTCACCAAAACAGGTTGAAGCTGCGATTGCTCGTGCCCATACACGTTTAGAACAGTTATACGCTTAAGGATAAATCATGAGTCGACAAGTTTTTTGCCGCAAATATCAAAAGGAAATGGAAGGTTTAGACTTCGCTCCTTTCCCAGGTGCTAAAGGCCAAGATTTTTTTGAAAATGTTTCTAAGCAAGCATGGCAAGAATGGTTAAAACACCAAACTACGCTGATTAATGAAAAACGCTTAAACGTGTTTGAACCAGATGCGAAGAAGTTCCTTGAAGAACAACGTGAGAAGTTCTTTAACAATGATGAAAGCGTAGAAAAAGCTGAAGGCTGGAAACCAGAATAATCGGTTTATTTTAGCTTCTTCATCATTAAAAAGGCGGGTCCTATACACATAGACCCGCCTTTTTTTACGTGAAACTTACACAAGCATAAAAAGCCTTACATAGAGCGAACAGGACTCTACATGACATCAAAAAGTAAAGAACTTAATATCAATTCATAGCAAGAAGAACACGATCCCTGTCGTGTTTATGCACTTGATTTTCTGTCCTGAACTTCCCCCCAAAGTTCGGGACATTTTTTTATCTATTATTTTAAAAATAAAAAAGCCTTGTTTTAAACAAGGCCTTTAAATATTTCAGCTCAAAATTACTTTTCGTGGACTTTAGCTTCAATTTCTTCAATTTTGGTATGACGAGCATCAAAGCCTTTTGCCATATAAATGACTTGCTCAGCAATGTTACGTGCATGATCACCAATACGCTCTAAAGAACGTAGAACCCACATGACATTAATAACACGGGCAATGTGGCGTGGATCTTCAATCATATAGGTCATTAATGTGCGGGTTGCTGACTGATATTCACGATCAATGTCAGCATCGGCTAAAAGTACACGTAAAGCTTGATCTGCATCTAAACGTGCAAAAGCATCAAGTGCATCATGAATCATGACACGAACTTGGTTACCAATATGACGTGTTTCCATGTAGCCACGAGGCGAACCACCCTCTTCACAAAGGTTCTGTGCAATACGGGCAATTTTTGCTGCTTCGTCACCAATACGCTCAAGGTCTGTATTGGCTTTACTCATGGCAATAACCATACGCAAGTCAATCGCTGCTGGATGACGACGCGCCAAAATTAGCGTCAAGCCTTCATCAATATCACGTTCATATTGATTGACTGCATTATCTTTAAATTGAACATCAATCGCTAAATTTGCGTCTGTATCAAGCAAAGAATGAATTGCATTTGCGACCTGTTGTTCGACCAAGCCACCCATGGTCATAAACTTTGTGTTTACATCTTGCAAATCTTCATTAAATTGAGAAGAAATATGATGGGTTAACACCGGATTACTTGGACTCAAGGGAAGCCTCCAACATGATGGCGCAGGAATAAAATGATTGAGCATTAAAACACAGCAATCATTAAGTTTTTATGACAAAATTAAATTTCAGATAAAAGCAATTTATTACTGATAAGTTAACCAGCTATTAAGCTCAACCAGATCTTTTTCACCGAGCTGGCCTACCGCAGCTTTTAAACGAAGCACATTCAATAAATAGTCATATTGAGCATTAAGATAATCCTGTTTTGCAGAAAAAGCATTACGCTGCGCCAATAAAACATCAACCATACTTTTCAAGCCTTCGTTATAACTCGCTTTTGAAGCTTGAGAAACTAAAGAAGAGGAATCCATTGCAGCCTTTCTTGCTTCAAGTTTGGCTTGATCTGTATCTACCTGCATAAACGCACTTTTCACATCGACATTGGCACGGCGAATGGCTGCATCAAGTTGTGCCTGCGCTTTACTGGCTTCTACAGTGGCTTTTTTAATTGATGTTCGGGTCCGTCCACCATTAAATAAATTCCAGTTCATTTCTACACCGACCTGATCAAATTTTCCGTCAGTCGAAATGAGTGTCTCTGGTGTTTGTTTGGTATAACCATAGCTCGCCACAGCATCTATTTGAGGATAAAGCGCGGCCTTTTCTACACGGCGCTGATCTTCACTATATTGTTGCTGTAAACGGGCTTGCTGGATCTTTAGATTTTTTTGCTGGGCCAAAGAAATCCAATCATTAAGCTCTGCTGGATAAGGCTTTTGAAAACTAAAGTCACTTCGTAATACAGCAAGTTTATCTTGATAAGAACCAATATATTCAGACAGCTGTTCTTGGGCTAAAAGTAATTGAACATTGGTTGAAATACGATTGGCTCTGGCATTTTGATATTGAGCATTTGCTTCACTCACATCACTACGCGCCACCAAACCTTCTTTGAGTTTGGCATTCATCATATTAAGCTGCTCAAGCAAAGCTTTTTCTTCTTGTAGGTATGCAACACTCAGTGCCTGCTGACGCAGTACATTAAAATAGGCTTCTGCTACATTTAAAACATGATCTTGTTTTTGCAGTCTTAAGGTAATTTCACTTAAGGCAACCGAAGTTTTAACTTGTTTATAACCCTCCCAAGCATCCATTCGAAATAATGGCTGACGTGCTGTTAAGGTCGCTTGCCGAGTCGTTGAGGTATTACTTACCAAAGCATCAGAAAGCCCTTCTTGATCAACACCCGGAAAGTTTGAACGCTTTACAGTTTGTCGATTACGAGTAATGTTTCCAGACAGTGTAACGGTGGGTAATAACGCTCCCGTTGCCAAGCCTAAATTAAGTTGATCTGCTTCAAATTGTTGTTGATTGGCTTGCCATGTCGGATCATTTTGTTTTGCGCGCCCATAAGTCTCAACCAAATCTAGAGCAAAACTCGAAGATGCAAAACTCCAAAGGCCAACAGCGACCATTAATTTTATTTTCATTGTTCAAATCAACGATAAAACTTGCCTTTAAGACTAAGAAAAATTCGAATCAAACTCAAGCCATTAAAAGTTTTAGTTTTTTTAAGCGTTCTCAGTTTTTGACAATATTAAAATACAAATAAAAATCAAAAGCATGCCTATCCAACCCAACCATGAAACATGCTCACCCACCAACACAATGGCAAAAATCGCAGCAACTAAAGGTTCAAATAAAGTTAAGGTGGTCGCTTTGCTGGCATTTACTGTTTTTAGTCCAAAACCGAAAAGTAAATAACCCAAAAACATAGGAATTAGCATCATATAGCCAGCTACAAGTAAATTGGTTGAGCTTTGTAATAACCCACCACCTGTAACCAGCAAAGTAGGAAGCAAAATAACTGCCCCACCCCCCATAATCATGCCCATTGCAGCTTTAGAGGCAACACCCCGATCTATTAATCTTTTTGCAGCCCATGAATAAAGTGAATAAGTTGTAGCTGCGACAAGCCCAAGAAAAATACCGAAGTATTTATTCCATTGATTTGTACCGCCTAGAACTGCATGACTTTCACCCATCGACAACATTGTTACGCCAAGCACACCGCAAATAAAACTTAGAAACCAGATGGCAGACAAAGCTTTGCGATCAAAGAATCGCTCTAAAATGGCTGCAATCAGTGGAGCCGAACCAATTGAAACCACGGTGCCAATCGTAATGCCTGCATAATGCATTGAGGAATAAAAAGCCAAAGGATAAATACCAACCGCCGCTACACCTAAAAGCAGTATTAAAAGATTTTCTCTTATAAATTGTCGGTTTTCCCTTATCGCTCGTGATGCAACCAAAGCTTGTAAAAGACCTCCTCCACCCATCGCTACGGCGCCAATAGCAAGTGGACCAAGTGTCGGAGCAAATGCGGCCGCAGTACCTGTTGTTCCCCACAAAACAGAGGCAACTAAAATCGCGATTGTGCCTCCATAACTACTATTTTTAATGAGGCTAATCATGTGGACATTCTCTATTTAAAATATCTTCTGCCATTTGTTTTGCTAACAGGAGTTGACGACTGTTTCCTTCTAAGCCAGCTCTTGCCATAGAACCTTCTAAAAGAAAAGAAAGCTGCGTAGCCACATAACTAATCCGCTTTGAGTCTGGTATCAATTTTTTTAAATGTTCAGCAACAATAGCCTCGACTTCTTCTTTATGCTGTCTTACCGAACTTCGCCCTACACTATTCGCAGGAAACTCTGCGGCAGCATTTAAAAGCCCACATCCTCGAAAGCCTTTTTCATAGGCAAATTCCGCATGGTCTTGATAGGCATCAAATACGGCCAAAATGGCTTCTTTAGCTGTTTTTATTTTTTTTAAACGCTTTTGATAGAGATCGAGCCACTCTTGATGGCGCGCAGCAATGTAGGCATCGACAAGCTCACCTTTTGAAGAAAAATTATTATAAAGCGACATTTTAGCAACATCTGCTTTAGCCGTAACTGAGTTAATTCCAGTTGCAGTAATGCCATCGTTATAAAACAAAGTTGAAGCGGCATCGAGAATTTTCTGTCTTGCTGTTTTATCATTCATAGCTTTAATTTAAGTAGACCGACCTACCTAATAATAAAGATTTCTAACAATGATGCAATCTTTTTCCGAGTTATAATTTGAGCAATATTCACTTTGATAAAAATACAATGATGAAAAAAGTTCTAATGATGAGTATGTGCAGCGCACTACTTTTAGCTGGATGTAATAAAACATCAGAGCAAGATCAGACTGTATCTAAAGATCAAAAATCAACTGAGCAAAAGGCCACTCAAAAACAAGACAGTAGCTGCTTACAAATTATGGTAGCTATGCACACGATTAATCAAAACAGCAAAATAGAAGACTTAAATCAAATTAATGAAAAGCTTAAAACCTGTGTTCCGTCTTTAAAAAATGATGAACAGCTTAAGCTGATTGATGCATCAACAGCCATGTATCAACGTTTTATTAAACAAGACTACACTGAAAAAACAGGCAGAGCGTTTGAAGCTTTTGGCTATGCTGTTTTAGAACATAAACAACAAGACCTTAAAAAGGTCATCCAAACTCAGAAAAAACTCTTCGACCAACTGAGCCCACGTGATCAATATTTACTTCAACATGAAGGCCAAGCCTATATTGAACTTCTCTATCAAGGCGAAGGCATGTTCACCTATCGACGTAAGCCAAACTATTTAGTTGATGTTTTTTCTAAAGCCTTACCTGCTGACCAAAAAGAGTTTTTAACTCGTATGGCGAAAGACAATCAAAATATTTTTTATAACGATGGTGCGTTGGCTATTTCTTGGAAAGAGCTCACTGAACGTGCATTATTTTGGGAAAAATTTATTCAAAAGTATCCAAAAAGCCATTTTATTAGTGATGCAAAACTACTCTTTAACGAATATCGCTATTTTATTTTCTTTGGTCTCGATAACACGCCTGTGTCAGATGAATATGCACCAAACACATGGTTTGATAAAGATGCGCTTCAACAAATTCAGTTTCTATCTACACAAAGTCAATCGAGTTTAGCGAAACCTGCTCAACTATTTCTTAAGTTTATTGCCACGCCTGTAGAGGAGCGTAATAAGCAATTTAAAATAGATTTAACTGATAAGAATGGTGATAAAAAATCAAATTATCAGATGACTCATGAACAACTTGAGCAGCTATTAAAATTAGACTCCCCATGGAACACTGAAGTGTATCGTGACTGCCATATGGATGCGGTTTGTATAGATACAAATTGACAATGCCACCCAACCTAAAACATGTTAGTCTGTAAATCGCTTGACGGAGCGCGAGTAATAACTCGCTGAGATTGTGTAAATTTCGTGTTATCGCAACACAAGTTTGAACATGAGTACCGTTGAACCTGATCAGGTTAAGACCTGCGTAGGAATCAAGCCATCTGAAAACTTAAGCCTTAAATTTATCTAGCAAAGATAAATCCGCCATCGTTTTTGGTCGTGCTTGATTCGTTGATGTTATTCATAAGGATCATGTAATGAACCAGTTAACGAATCTCTCTTCTGCTGAAATTTCAGCACAACATGAACAAGATGCAAAAGATTTAACCCGTATCTTACCCGCTTCTAAAAAAGTTTATATTGAAGGCTCTCGTCCTGATATTCAGGTTCCGATGCGAGAAATTTCTTTAACAGATACTCCAACTGGTCTGGGCGGTGAACATAATCCCCCTGTTATGGTCTATGACACTTCAGGTGTTTATACAGATCCAAATGTTCAAATTGATTTAGACAAAGGTTTACCTTCAGTTCGCCAAAACTGGATTGAAGAACGTAACGATACTGACGTACTTTCTGGTTTAACTTCAACTTTTGGTCAAGAACGTTTAAAAGACATTCGTACCGCTGACATTCGTTTTGCTCATATTCAAAACCCACGCCGCGCTAAAGCTGGCAAAAATGTCACTCAAATGCACTATGCCAAGCAAGGTATTATCACGCCTGAAATGGAATATATTGCAATTCGTGAGAATCAGCGCCAGCGTGAAGGTGTTGATATGCGTCAACATGCTGGACAAAATTTCGGTGCAAAAAACTTAAAAGAAATTACACCTGAATTTGTTCGTCAAGAAGTTGCTGAAGGTCGTGCGATCATTCCTGCCAACATTAACCATCCAGAACTTGAGCCAATGATTATTGGCCGTAATTTCTTGGTTAAAATTAATGCCAACATTGGTAACTCAGCGCTTGGTTCTTCAATTGATGAAGAAGTTGCAAAAATGACGTGGGCAACCCGTTGGGGTGCCGACACCATTATGGACTTATCGACAGGTAAAAACATTCATGAAACACGTGAATGGATTATTCGTAACTCACCTGTTCCAATCGGTACCGTACCAATTTATCAAGCACTTGAAAAAGTTGATGGTGTTGCAGAAGACCTAACATGGGAAATCTTCAAAGACACACTGATTGAACAAGCCGAACAAGGCGTTGACTACTTCACAATTCACGCAGGTGTATTGCTTCGTTATGTTCCACTTACAGCAAACCGTTTAACAGGTATAGTGTCTCGTGGTGGTTCAATCATGGCGCAGTGGTGTCTAGCGCATCATGAAGAAAACTTCTTATACACTCATTTCGATGAAATCTGTGAAATCATGAAAGCTTATGACGTTTCATTTAGCTTAGGTGATGGCTTACGTCCGGGTTGTATTCAAGATGCAAATGACGAAGCACAGTTCAGCGAACTTAAAACACTAGGTGAACTTACACACCGTGCATGGGAACATGATGTTCAAGTCATGATTGAAGGCCCTGGTCATGTACCAATGCACATGATCAAAGAAAACATGGACCTTCAGCTAGAAGTGTGTAAAGAAGCACCATTCTATACGCTTGGGCCTTTAACGACTGATATCGCTCCGGGTTATGACCACATTACATCTGCAATTGGTGCAGCCATGATTGGTTGGTACGGCACAGCGATGCTTTGTTATGTGACACCAAAAGAACACTTAGGTTTACCAAACAAAAAAGATGTTAAAGACGGAATTATTACCTACAAGCTTGCGGCACATGCTGCTGACCTTGCTAAAGGACATCCGGGTGCTCAAGTTCGCGATAATGCCTTGTCAAAAGCACGTTTTGAATTCCGTTGGGATGATCAGTTCAACTTAAGTCTAGACCCTGACACAGCACGTAGCATGCATGATGAAACCTTACCCAAAGAGGCTCATAAATCCGCTCACTTCTGTTCAATGTGTGGACCAAAATTCTGTTCAATGAAAATCACCCAAAATGTTCGTGACTATGCCAACAACCTCACTAATAGCAATTCAGAGGTTGAAGAAGGCCTCAAAGCGATGAAAGAGGTTTATCAAGAGCAAGGTCAAAAACTGTATCACAAAGTGTAAATATTCAAAAAAAACACTTGCCTAGCCATGATTCTCGGTTAGGATGAAATAAATAGATTTCGTCCTGATCGAATCATGAGTATTGTTGAACGTCCAAGTTATACATCTAAAGATGTCGAAGTAACATCACGTGAATCTCTATTCCGTGGTTTTATTCAAGTTGAAAAAGTCAGCCTTCGACATCGTCTATTTAATCAAACTGAATATACTCATGTATTACAACGTGAACTCATTCATCGGCCTGAAGCGGCTGGCGTTCTACTCTACAACGATCAAAGACAACAGTTTGCGCTGATTGAACAATTTCGTGTAGGTGCAATTAATGATCCCGATTCGCCGTGGCAATTGGAAGTAATTGCTGGTGTATTAGATGGAGATGAAACGCCGGAGAGCTGTATTCGCCGTGAAACACTTGAAGAGTCAGGATGCACAGTTAATTATTTACATCATCTATTTAGCTTTTATCCATCTGCTGGGGCGTGTTCAGAACTATTTCACTTATATGCTGCTGAAACAAACTTACCATCAAAAGGCGGGGTTTTTGGCATGCCTGATGAAGGTGAAAATATTCTTTTGCACCTGTTTGACTACAGCGAAATATCAACATTATTGAGTCAAGGACGTTTGAGAAATGCCCCTGTCATTATGGCGTTACAATGGCTATCTCAACACATCACAACGATAATAAAATCCGACGAGGTAGGACGGTGACTTTTCAAGTCTCAACACTTTCACAAAAAGACCATGTCATTATACAAATTACCGATACCCACTTATTGGAGTATCCACACTTAGAATTTGTGGGGATGAATCCTGAAGAAAGTTTTCATGCCATTATTCAACAGATCCTGAAAAAACATCCTGAAGCTGATGCCATCATCCACACTGGAGATTTGGCTCAAGCACCAACGCCCATTACCTACAAACGTTATATTCAATATATGCAAACGTTAGGTCTGCCATTTTTTCAGACACTGGGCAATCATGATAACGTTGATCATTTTCCATTACATAAAGAAAATCATCAGGAACCTGTGGTCATTTGTCTAGGAAACTGGCGCGTTATTTTATTAAATAGTGCAGTAAAAGGTCAGATTAATGGGCACCTGTCGCCAGAACAACTACAAAATTTAGCGGCATTACTCGAAGAATTTTCAGATAACCCTGTTTTATTGGCTTGCCATCATCATCCTTTTGCAATGAAATCTAAATGGATTGATCATCACAAGTTACAAAACTCTAATGCTTTGCTTACTACATTAGCTCCATTTAAAAATGTAAAAGCTTTAATCTGCGGGCACGTTCACCAAGACTCACTAAACACTTGGCAAGGGATCGAATTTTTCTCGACCCCCTCAACAAGCGTTCAGTTTAAACCGTTTAGTAATGAGTTTGCCCTAGACCAAAATGCTCCCGGCTACCGTTACATTCGTCTAAAAAACGATGGTAGTTTTGAAACAGAAGTCTTCCGTCTTGAAAATTTTCAGGGCCTTATAAATACCAATATTTCAGGCTATTAGCTCTATTTTATATATGCTTATATGCAATTATGACTAGGGTAAACACGTTTTGAAAATATTTACGGGACGGAATGACTATCATCTTGCAGGAAAAATCTATATGATGACGACCCGATGGGAAAATCCCATCGATGGTTTTCTATAAAAACACTTGCATATCACCATATTTTTTGCGTATAGATAATACGTGTATGATGAGGAATGCCCTATTATGGCGAATGACAACCACAACCAAGTTTTGGATGAACATACAGAAGTTGTAGTGGAAGGTGACAAAGCTTCTGCAAAACGTGCACGTAAAGTGAAACCTAAAACTTCTGACATAGGCACAACTGCAAGTTTATTTGGTATTGCACCTTATCAACCTAAGAAAAATGAAGAGTACATGTCTGAAGGACAGCTCGAGCATTTCCGACAAATTCTGCAAGCATGGAAAGCTGAATTAATGTCTGAAGTTGATCGTACGTTGAATACGATGCAAGACGAATCAACTGCATTGCCAGATGTAAATGACCGTGCCACCCAAGAAGAAGAGTTTGCAATTGAATTGCGTACACGTGACCGTGAACGTAAGTTGATTCGTAAAATCGAACAATCTATGGAAGCAATTAAAAACGAAGACTACGGTTTCTGTGAAACATGTGGTATCGAAATCGGTTTACGTCGTTTAGAAGCACGTCCAACTGCAACGTTATGTATTGACTGCAAAACTTTGGCAGAAATTAAAGAGAAGCAAAATAACGGTTAATATGACCGCTGTAGCTACTCAAGAAAAGCCTAGCTTTTCATACTCAGGTCGGTTTGCGCCCTCGCCAACCGGCCCTTTGCATTTTGGATCACTCATTACCGCTGTCGCCAGTTATTGTGATGCTAAAGCTCACCAAGGCAAATGGCTGGTTCGTATCGAAGACACAGATATCCCTCGTATTTATCCGGGCAGTGAAGAGCATATCCTCACCTCGCTGGAAGCCTTCCAGTTCGAACCCGATGCAGAAATCATCTTTCAAAAAAACCGTTTAGACATTTACGAGAGTGTATTAGATCAACTTAAAAAAGAGAGTCTAATCTATGCTTGTCAATGTACACGCAAAATGCTGGGTTCAAATGCCATCTATGCGGGAACATGCCGTAATCTCAATCTTGATTTTCAAGACCAAGCAATTCGGGTAAAAGTTAAAGATCAACAAATCTGTTTTGATGACCGACTGCAAGGACTTCATTGTTCTAATCTGCAACACGACCTTGGG
This genomic stretch from Acinetobacter oleivorans DR1 harbors:
- a CDS encoding DMT family transporter, with protein sequence MISLIKNSSYGGTIAILVASVLWGTTGTAAAFAPTLGPLAIGAVAMGGGGLLQALVASRAIRENRQFIRENLLILLLGVAAVGIYPLAFYSSMHYAGITIGTVVSIGSAPLIAAILERFFDRKALSAIWFLSFICGVLGVTMLSMGESHAVLGGTNQWNKYFGIFLGLVAATTYSLYSWAAKRLIDRGVASKAAMGMIMGGGAVILLPTLLVTGGGLLQSSTNLLVAGYMMLIPMFLGYLLFGFGLKTVNASKATTLTLFEPLVAAIFAIVLVGEHVSWLGWIGMLLIFICILILSKTENA
- a CDS encoding TetR/AcrR family transcriptional regulator; protein product: MNDKTARQKILDAASTLFYNDGITATGINSVTAKADVAKMSLYNNFSSKGELVDAYIAARHQEWLDLYQKRLKKIKTAKEAILAVFDAYQDHAEFAYEKGFRGCGLLNAAAEFPANSVGRSSVRQHKEEVEAIVAEHLKKLIPDSKRISYVATQLSFLLEGSMARAGLEGNSRQLLLAKQMAEDILNRECPHD
- the thiC gene encoding phosphomethylpyrimidine synthase ThiC codes for the protein MNQLTNLSSAEISAQHEQDAKDLTRILPASKKVYIEGSRPDIQVPMREISLTDTPTGLGGEHNPPVMVYDTSGVYTDPNVQIDLDKGLPSVRQNWIEERNDTDVLSGLTSTFGQERLKDIRTADIRFAHIQNPRRAKAGKNVTQMHYAKQGIITPEMEYIAIRENQRQREGVDMRQHAGQNFGAKNLKEITPEFVRQEVAEGRAIIPANINHPELEPMIIGRNFLVKINANIGNSALGSSIDEEVAKMTWATRWGADTIMDLSTGKNIHETREWIIRNSPVPIGTVPIYQALEKVDGVAEDLTWEIFKDTLIEQAEQGVDYFTIHAGVLLRYVPLTANRLTGIVSRGGSIMAQWCLAHHEENFLYTHFDEICEIMKAYDVSFSLGDGLRPGCIQDANDEAQFSELKTLGELTHRAWEHDVQVMIEGPGHVPMHMIKENMDLQLEVCKEAPFYTLGPLTTDIAPGYDHITSAIGAAMIGWYGTAMLCYVTPKEHLGLPNKKDVKDGIITYKLAAHAADLAKGHPGAQVRDNALSKARFEFRWDDQFNLSLDPDTARSMHDETLPKEAHKSAHFCSMCGPKFCSMKITQNVRDYANNLTNSNSEVEEGLKAMKEVYQEQGQKLYHKV
- a CDS encoding NUDIX domain-containing protein, which encodes MSIVERPSYTSKDVEVTSRESLFRGFIQVEKVSLRHRLFNQTEYTHVLQRELIHRPEAAGVLLYNDQRQQFALIEQFRVGAINDPDSPWQLEVIAGVLDGDETPESCIRRETLEESGCTVNYLHHLFSFYPSAGACSELFHLYAAETNLPSKGGVFGMPDEGENILLHLFDYSEISTLLSQGRLRNAPVIMALQWLSQHITTIIKSDEVGR
- the cpdA gene encoding 3',5'-cyclic-AMP phosphodiesterase — encoded protein: MTFQVSTLSQKDHVIIQITDTHLLEYPHLEFVGMNPEESFHAIIQQILKKHPEADAIIHTGDLAQAPTPITYKRYIQYMQTLGLPFFQTLGNHDNVDHFPLHKENHQEPVVICLGNWRVILLNSAVKGQINGHLSPEQLQNLAALLEEFSDNPVLLACHHHPFAMKSKWIDHHKLQNSNALLTTLAPFKNVKALICGHVHQDSLNTWQGIEFFSTPSTSVQFKPFSNEFALDQNAPGYRYIRLKNDGSFETEVFRLENFQGLINTNISGY
- the dksA gene encoding RNA polymerase-binding protein DksA, whose translation is MANDNHNQVLDEHTEVVVEGDKASAKRARKVKPKTSDIGTTASLFGIAPYQPKKNEEYMSEGQLEHFRQILQAWKAELMSEVDRTLNTMQDESTALPDVNDRATQEEEFAIELRTRDRERKLIRKIEQSMEAIKNEDYGFCETCGIEIGLRRLEARPTATLCIDCKTLAEIKEKQNNG